The Schistocerca nitens isolate TAMUIC-IGC-003100 chromosome 8, iqSchNite1.1, whole genome shotgun sequence genome includes the window gtggtagcctttaaatcggccgcggtccgttagtatacgtcggacccgcgtatcgccactatcagtgattgcagaccgagcgccgccacacggcaggtctagagacacttcctagcactcgccccagttgtacagccgactttactagcgatggttcactgacaaattacgctctcatttgccgagacgatagttagcatagccttcagctacgtcatttgccatgacctagcaaggcgccattagcagttactattgatgctgtaaaacatgtaccgtcaagagcgatgttcaccaattgtggattaaagttaagtattccagcagctacatacgttctttgctactataaagtccttgtcctgttccggacctcacgccagcctgcgtgagcttaaacgcatgcctttcggcttcctcatagtggcttggctgtcttgccaagccacaacacgTAATAATTCCCGCAACACAGGAGACGTCTGCTTACAGGTGTGATGTTATCTAACTACTGGTTTAGTAAGTAATGGTTGGAAAATAATGACACGAGTTAATTAAATAGGAATAAAAAAttctagtagaagtcgacctcggtttGGATTCCAGAGGAATAAAGGAGCCCGCGGCGCGATACTGATCGAATTATCGTAGAAGACACGTTGAAGAAGGACAAACCTACGTCTATAGCATTCTTAAATTTAGACATAACGTTTCACAGTGCTGACTGGAGGAAACTGTAAAGGTATCAAAAATAAAATACGAAGAACTGAAGTTTATCTACAGTTCGCACAAAAACGAGATTGCAGTTGTAAGCTGAAGTTGGTCGAAAGAGAGAGGATATAAATGCAGTGTGgctgtgaaaagaaaaagatttttaaaaaagagGAATGTGCTCTTatttaagtcttttctgaaggtagttGTCTGGAATGTAGGCTTGAACggctgtgaaacgtggacgataaacagttcagacaagaagagattggAAGCGtgtgaaatgtaatgctacagaataatgctgaagatcaaaGTGGTGgatacaataactaagaaatcggGTTGgggaaaatgaaatttatttctgaaattgcttgAACGAAATTGATTGGTTGATAGTgcttgtattgtatggaaccgtggacctagaagcgacggagaggcttcgtccccgccgtagccctcagtggttcacaaccccacaacagcctgcagcagcagtccactcaccccaccgccgcccctcaccggacccagggttattgtgcagtccgacccccagtggaccccctgtgagcgtctcacaccagacgagtgcaagcccaatgtttgcgtggtagagcaattacGGTGTACGCATACGTAGAGAAAGTTTTTGCATACCAATCaccgacatactgtaactgaggcagaataaggggaagcagctCTCATACataaaggcagatggaaaacctccttaaaaaccacccacaggctggccggcacaccggacctcgacactaacctgccgggcggattcgtgccggggaccggcacgccctcCCTCCCGGAATGCTGtgagttagaccgcacggctaaccaggcgACCTGATAGTGCTTATCCTTAGGCGTGAAGAAATTGTCAAGCTGACAATGAAAGGAAGTGTGGTGAATAAAAATTTTGGAGTGAGACCAAGCGATGGTTACGGTAAGCAGGTGCAAATGGATGTAGATATGCATAatttcagtctttggactgaagcccacaacagaaacaacaaaaacGACAACAATAACAATTATTTGCAAACATGTTACTTGGTTCGACATCTGCAGTGGCATTATTATTTAGTTTTTCTCCGCCATGCAGTAGAGGTGGGAGTGACATGAATTTATAGCAGCAGGCAGCAATAGAAGGACAGTTATCATGGGAGGCTTTGGCCAAGATATGCCAAATAATTTGGGTTTAGACTCACTTTATGGCGTCTTTGTGGTGCTCCACGCACTCAGACAGTTCCCTCCATGCTGAACCTTCCTCTACATCCTCGTCCTTGGTATCTCCTAGCGGCTCACTCGTACGGTCTTTACGGTACAAGTTTTCTCGAATTTGGCTGAGCCTGACGTTGAGAACCTCCAGCTGGGCAGCTACGTGGATGATGAGACACGCGAAAAACAGGTCGAGGCACATGGCGGCGAAGTACGAGTACTGCATGCTGAAGTACTGCAGTATGTACAGCAGCTCGTAGACCGGGGAGACGGTGTCGCGGCTGGTGTACCACGCCATGGCGGGCAGCTCGCGCTCCGGAGGGCCGACGCCCAAGCTCCGCATGACTAGCGGCATGATGGCCCAGACGGCGGGGGCGGTGCCGCCCACACCGGCCATGCACACCGTGATCGTCTTGGCCGAGCTGTACGACGCGTCCAGGATCGACGTTATGCGCGGGTTCTCCAGTTTACCCTGCTCCCGCCTGCGGTCGTCGATGGTCTGCACGATCTTGAAGACGTCCTCCTGCTTGATGACGAAGACGAAGAACTTGAAGAGGCCCAGTATGGTGGTGACCAGGAGGCACACGTCCTGGATGATCCTGTTGGCGTCTCCCCAGAAGTAGTACAGCCCCTGCAGCTGCCCGATGAGGAAGCTGAACTGCGTGAAGAGCACCCAGATCCGGTAAAGTGTGAAGCCGCGCACTCCGGGAGGGCGCCAGGAGCCGCCGAGCGCCAGAACGCGGGCGTTCATCCACAGAGCCGTCTCTGACCAGGGGATGTGCCCGTCCTTCATCTTCGTTATCTCGAACTGCGGAAAAACGACatacaaagtaagagtgatttcaggtgtgccgcagaggagtgtcgtaggaccgttgctattcacaatatacataaatgaccttctggataacatcggaagttcactgaggctttttgcggatgatgtggtatatcgagaggttgtaacaatggaaaattgtattgaaatgcaggaggatctgcagcgaattgacgtatggtgcagggaatggcaattgaatctcaatgtagacaaatgtaatgtgctgcgaatacatagaagggaggtcccttatcatttagctacaatatagcaggtcagcaattggaagcagttaattccataaattatctgggagtaggtattaggagtgatttaaaatggaatgatcatataaagttgatcgtcggcaaagctgatgtcagactgagattcattgtaagaatcctaagtaaatgcaatccgaaaacaaacgaagtaggttacagtacacttgttcgcccattgcttgaatactgccggccgaagtggccgtgcggttaaaggcgctgcagtctggaaccgcaagaccgctacggtcgcaggttcgaatcctgcctcgggcatggatgtttgtgatgtccttaggttagttatgtttaactagttctaagttctaggggactaatgacctcagcagttgagtcccatagtgctcagagccatttgagccattttttgagcttgaatactgctcacctgtgtgggatccgtaccagatagggttggtagaagacatggagaagatccaacggagaacagcgcgcttcgttacaggatcatttagtaatcgcgaaagcgttacggagatgatagataaactccagtggaagactcagcaggagagaagctcagtagctcggtacgggcttttgttgaagtttcgacaacataccttcaccgacgagtcaagcagtatattcctccctcctacatatatctcgcgaagagaccgtgagaataaaatcggagagattagagcctacacagacgcataccgacaatcctttccatgaacaatacgagactggaacagaagggagaaccaacagaggtactcaaggtacccaacgccactcaccgtcaggtggcttgcagagtatggatgtagatgtagatgtagatagttggtTACACCAACCATCATAAAAAAAGCTCTTGTACTGATCCTTTTTTTACACATTTAAATCGTTAACTGCACTAAATTCCACTTTGTCTCAAAAACTGGCAGACGAGATTTATAGGTAAACACTGTTCAACCCAGCCATTATGACTACTGGCCATCACGCGACTCGATGGTGTCTCGTAGAGCGACGGCTTCAGCGGTAATGAAAGTACCTAAGCGGAGCAGAAACGAATGGTGAGTCCTTTTAGTGATGATACGTGCTGCGGTTGGGAAAATCCACTGACGTTAGCGACATTGACAGAGGGCAGAATGTTATGGCCCGGCTTTTGGGAATGGGAAACTCTGAAATGGCAAAGCTGTTTGGCTATTCGCGTGCAGAGTTatgaaaagccggccgcagtggcctagtggttctaggcgcttcattctggaaccgcgcgaccgctacggtcgcaggttcgagtcttgtgtcgggcatggatgtgtgtgatgaccttagttaggtttaagtagttctaagttctaggggactgatgacctcagatgttaagtcccatagtactcagaatccaccttttttttatttatttattttttttttttagttatgaaAAGCTTCTGAAAGCGCTGAAAGCACGTGTAGTCTGCAAGGTGCTGAACACCCTTACCTCGTCACAGAAACTGGATATCGGAAGCTTAGCGGCTCAATAAAACAGTATATACGTCTATCTGTGGCCGATCCGTCGTCAGAGTTCAATTTCGGTACAGACACAAATTATTGTTTCGTAGGACACGGTgtagtgcacattgttgaacgtgggaCACCGCAACGGAAGATTCTCACATGTTACCATACTGACCCAACGAATGGCGTCGATTACAGCTGTAGTGGGAGCGGGAAAATGGAGGCTCGACGAGGTGGAACACTGGAAACGTGCACTTCGCCTGTTCGTAGgcatcacatacactactggccattaaaattgctacaccaacaagaaatgcagatgataaacgggtattcattgcccaaatatattatactagaactgacatgtgattacattttcacgcaatttgggtgcataggtactgagaaatcagtagccagaacaaccacctctggccgcaataacggccttgatacgcctggacattgagtcaaacagaacttggatggcatgtacaggtacagctgcccatgcagcatcaacacgataccacagttcatcaagagtagcgactggcatattgcgacgagccagttgctcggccaccattgaccagacgttttcaattgctgggagatctggagaatgtgctggccaggacagcagtcgaacattttctgtatccagaaaggcccagacaggacctgcaaaatgctgtcgtgcattatcttgctgaaatgcagggtttcgcagggatcgaatgaagtgtagagccacgggtcgtaacacatctgaaatgtaacgtccagtgttcaaagtgccgtcaatgcgaacaagaggtgaccgagacgtgtaaccaatggaatcccataccatcacgccgggtgatacgccagtatggcgatgacgaatacacgcttccaatgtgcgttccccgcgatgtcgccaaacacggatgtgaccatcatgatgctgtaaacagaacctcgattaatcctaaaaaatgacgttttgccattcgtgcaccccggttcgtcgctgagtacaccatcgcaggcgctcctgtatgtgatgcagcgtcaagggtaaccgcagccatggtctccgagctgatagtccatgctgctgcaaacgtcgtcgaactgttcgtgcggatggttgctgtcttgtaaacgtccccatctgttgactcagggatcgagacgcggctgctcgatccgttacagccatgcggataagatgcctgtcatctcgactgctagtgatacgaggccgttgggatccagcacgacgttccgtattaccctcctgaacccactgattccatattctggtaacagtcattggatctcgaccaacgcgagcaccaatgtcacgatacgataaacagcaatcgcgataggctacaatcggacctctatcaaagtcggaaacgtgatggtacgcatttctcctccttacaagaggcatcacaatacgtttcaccaggcaacgcaggtcaactgctgtttgtgtatgagaaatgggttggaaactttcctcatgccaccggtgccaaccttgtgtgaatgctctgaaaagctaatcatttgcatatcacagcatcttcttcctgtcggttaaatttagcgtctgtagtacgtcatcttcgtggtgtagcaatattaatggccagtagtgtatcttcttgTACCAATTCGAGGGTCTTTTCTGGAATCGACGCTGCTCGATACAGGCGCCGTTCTACGGATGCAGGCCGGCGGCGAGGGGTTTTGCGGGAGGGGGAGGTGTGGAGATGGAGGGGGGACGTTCTACGCGTCTAGTTTGACGAGCTTGATAGTGTACTCCTGTTGTGACTTCACCACAAAATTCATCTCATTCGAAACCTGTGGAACGTACCCCGGGTGCCAGTGAGCGTCTACACTGAGCCCAAAAGCCACCAGCCCCCAACGTGACGCATTTTCGTGACCTGTGTGTAGCCTTGTGGAGCCACATATCGGCCGGAAAACTACCAAGGGCTTGTCCAATACATAACACGTACAATCGCTCCTGCATTGGGTTCCAGATTTGTACGAAAACCCGTTtaatcagtaggtgttcatgtatTTGCTCGTAAAATTAGTAACCACAATCAGTCAATTTCTATGGCAAAAAGTATCATCTACTGATCACGTGCGCGTGAGGTACAGGCAAGATTTCCCCATTACGCCCAATACTGGGGTGATACTCCAATACCGAAGAGCACTGGTAATaatgacgatttaagaaggggaaaataaactGAATACTTGAAtttaagtttgtgttagggagctGTTTTGCCTCTACCGCTATGGCGGTGTAATGGCTAGCTCACCTCAATGCTAAGCAAAAAGACCCTGGTTCAAATCCCGAACGTTGCATAAGTGTTAATTCATTTCCTCAGCTTCTACCATTATCGTACATAAAATTGAGATTCAAATGTCtccaggaaaatttaattatatgagATACCCAGAAGAAGTTAAACCGACGGTAATCATAAAGTTATCACAGACGATAAATTATCCTCTTTCAGTAACGGCATTTTCTTTAATTATGACACATTTAATGACATTCTGAATGACCATCATTCGATATTCGATAAAATTTTTAGGTCTGTGAAAATAAATGATCTGAATGAGCACAAACGTCATTGAAACCGGTACACTATATTTTACACCATTAGTCTATATAATTTAAGCTACTCTCTAACATCAGCTCGGTCATCTACAAAACCAGCTGATCATTCGTATCAGACTTCTCTTACTCGTGACATCTGTCAGACAAAGTTATAAAAACACAGAAAATTCCTTTTCATGCAGAAGGAATATAGCCAACAATACGGGAATCCAACACCAACCACAGACCTATTTGAGCGCGGTACAAGTGAATGAAAGTACATCTgattaaaataatttacaaaaagaaacgaatcTGTTTCAAATAATATTAACCTCACAGCTTAACTCAACCGCAGGGAAGAATTTAAAGTGAAATAAATAACGTTTATGAAATTCATTTATCTATGCTCCATCAATCAACACTTACAACCCCGCCAACACACAACGTAAACTTAATGGTCAGCTTGCTAACAACATCTTATTAAAATGCACAGATGAACAAAATATGCGGGACGTGCTGAAGTACAACTGTAGTTCTTGAATCTGTCGCATCCTGATAGGGGAATGGGACGCTGTTTTGCACTCGACAGTGAACGGTATGCTAGACCAGCGACATTGATGTTGGCTGCTGGCTTGTTTTATatgttttcaaattatttacatgACTGCGCATACGTTTGTTGTGCGCTAGAGACAAACTCTGCCTAAAGCAAAAACACCGATCGCTCTCGGCACCCCCTTTCCTATCAGCGGCCTATGTGACACAAATAATCGGAGAATCCCAGTTCAGTAGTATTCCGGTCTTGGTTGATGCCATGCAATACACGAGGTAGCTTGTGACTCACCGGGAAAGTAGATGTCAATGATATATAACACTGCTATTGTGATTCATGTTGAGTTTGCTTTTAGACGCTCTTTGGCTTCTACAGCTTTAACTATACCGTGCGATCGTGGATATGTGGTTTATGTACAAGTTTGAGTGTTAAAGTACTTTACCATACAACATGATTATAGTTTTCTATAGctagatattttttcttcagaaacgtatCTGTCTTATCATGCATTATGCCCAGATATGCCAGATGTCGACTTATAAAATAGTTCCAGGCCAAATGAAGTTTTGCAGTATAGTCTCATGTGTTTGGTGTGTATACAGAAAAGTTACCCGATCTTCTCAGTAGATGTTTCAGGATTTTCGCCGTCTCTCACACAGTGCCATCAACGaaattcaaagtttttgtttcttttccctgtAGTTGTTTTGATTTTCGAATTTTCTActtggtttccttttctgcttgctctgtGTACACATTCAGCGACACAAGGCAATCAGGGTTGCAGACTGCTACCTCTCTACTGCCACCGCACTCTCTTCTTGTGCTTCGACTTAGAACTGGAGTTTGATTTAGGTACTAACTGAAGATAACGTTGTCGTCCCTCCGTTTAACCCGTTATAACTTGAAAGTTACAAAGAGTGAATTGCAGAAAACGTTGTCGACAGAGTCTTCTAACACTAACAATGCTATAAAATTAGGCTGACATATTCACAAACTCGTTTCTACAATAAATCATATATTCAACATATACCTGCCGTTTCAGTATTCTGTAGATAAGTCCTGTTAGTCTGTAGGAACTACGGTTTATTGAACTAGTTGTCTTGTTGCAGCCCACAATTGTAAGCAGTATTAAGATTATTCATGTTTCTTGAAGTACGACGGTTACAGATTTGCCATGGTCACTTAGTTCTCAAATGATCTTAATAACTGTATGGAAATATCGCCTACTCCAACTGTATTCTTTCGACTGGGGTGTTACACCGCTCTGTCAGTCTCTTTCTGGGTGATTGCGGCCCCATTCTAACTGATTCCTGTTCTCTTTGTCTCATACTGCCGTCAAATCTTCTCCCTTACATAGGCTACCTAAATATACATTCCTCAATCCTGCTTTTATTCCTTGGCTCGTAGATATTATAACACTTGTAAAAAAACTATTTTACGGTGTTTCTTAGCCTCAAAAGGAACAAAAATTAACGGTTAACCTCATTAGGCATGGGGGAAACACTCGGATTAGGGAAAAATGGGGAAAAAAAGCTGCGGAAACCCTTCAAAGGAGTGACCCCAGCATTTACTTCAAGCGATtttgagaaatcacggaaaacctgaatatgGCTTAGCCACGGATCACATAAGTAGTTTAACTATCGATTTTTCAGTTGTTAGTAAGTAACTGTTAGATGATCTGCGTAAAAAGAGAACAAAGGGGATAGTAAAATACTggtgaataaattaaaattaaactaattTCTGTACATTATCATGTGTATTCTCTCTGTGTTTTTCTTCTTTGCCCTTTGTTGGAGTTTCTTATTGACGTTTCACGCTTGTGTAAAAGGATCTTAATTTAAGAGTGCTTTTCATTCTTGTTGTTTGTGGACATCTGCGACCGCCAGCCATCATTTCGCTGATCCCGGATCGCGTTCACCTGTGGGCGTCATCTTTCCTGCTTCTAGGGTACGTCTAGGTTACGAACATCGCTGTCTActatttttcttagttttccttTGAAATGACCACCTCTCCTGTCGGTTTATAACTCATAGTTTTTAACTCATATTTCCGATATAAGAATCACCAACTTTATAGCATTACGTAGTTAACCGTAGTCTTCAGACATCCTGGCCCGTTCAGTTGGAGGG containing:
- the LOC126199413 gene encoding odorant receptor Or2-like, whose product is MKDGHIPWSETALWMNARVLALGGSWRPPGVRGFTLYRIWVLFTQFSFLIGQLQGLYYFWGDANRIIQDVCLLVTTILGLFKFFVFVIKQEDVFKIVQTIDDRRREQGKLENPRITSILDASYSSAKTITVCMAGVGGTAPAVWAIMPLVMRSLGVGPPERELPAMAWYTSRDTVSPVYELLYILQYFSMQYSYFAAMCLDLFFACLIIHVAAQLEVLNVRLSQIRENLYRKDRTSEPLGDTKDEDVEEGSAWRELSECVEHHKDAIKLVDDLETLVNPIILSQFMGATIIICVTLFLITTNNQHFVALVRLQAYLAVVVYEIFMYCWFGDDIMYQNSRLVNSVYTCGWPGAPQKLQKALIIILLRAQRPLGVTAGKFYRVSRETFVSLMKASYSYYALLNQMND